The genomic stretch GAAAAGTAGATCGAAAGactgttaataataatattattaatgatgTAGTTGAAAGACACACTACACAAGTCAAGAAAGTTGTGAACGATGACTCTGTTACTAAGAAAGATGTTAAAActcttcaaaaatttcatactgATGTATCTACTGATACAAAGACCGACGGTAGCGTTACCAGAACTATAAAAACTACTACAGTAACTACCAACGGTGTACAACAGGCTAACGAACATTCGGAACGTCATTTGAAACAAACAGCAgtaaatgaaatcaaaaaatcttcatCTCAAACCCACGTAAGACaatcaaacattcaaaaatcttCCTCGCAGGTTATAGTTAATCAGACTGGCCAcatagaattttcaaataatgacGTTTCAAGTAGAACTTCACATCATAAAAAGAACACTCTTACATCAgaggaaataaataatcaaatattacatCGTAAAGGTATCCATACATCGACAGAAGCTCTGCACGCTACCAGTTCATCTGCCTTGGACATGCGCAAATCGGTTTGTAACCTTCATGATCAAGGTAGAACAGTAGTGAACACGGAAAGGCACAGTTTAAGCTCAATGCACCGTTCGAATCAAGAATCAAACGTATCGAACAGACGCAGTTTACAACATCAACATGTTTATCAAATGGTCGAACGACcagagaaaattattagaaaagataATTTATCTGTTGGAGGCCATTTCTATGGACAATCTGAAGCGAGATCTTATGGCGACTTTACGAAACAAcagaatattcataaaatagaaCGAGTAACAAGACGATCGAACGTTTCTAATATCACTTTGGGCGATACAAATACCCAGATAGTTACTTCTTACAAAAAAGAATATTCTCCTAGAAACATTGGACCTTGTCCTGCTGTATTGGTAGATGCACCTAAAGGGCCTTTTAAACATACCAGGGATACAAAATCCCACAAATTCTATTTGCCCGTGGTAACCAAATAAGATTCCATGACTACATTCCCAAGTTTGAATGtgattatatacatttttttttgtattcataaacttttttgtaGCTTATGGTATAGGAACTATACACATATTATATTCATCGCTTcggaaaaaattgtaattaatatttttatatgattaacTTTTTCAGCTTTACAATAAACAACTTACAATATTttgtgtaataaatttttttttgttttgatctaatgtattttttagtttcatacCTTACTTCTCAGACTCCAGTACTTCTTTACTAATGTAAAGCTGTAACCTTGGagttaattattcatttattagaAACACCATCAAATAGGGGAACTTATATGATGTGTGAGGTGTGTAACATCAATTATCAATAACTGTAAACCCGaatatgcaataaaattatatccACAATTTTGTAACATTTCTTTATTGTGTAGACTTGTAGATCCTCATGTGTTCATACATTTATCAGaatagtttattaataattaaattacttAACACATTCAAACTAGATATTCAAGTACAAGGATATTGAAATTCCTCTCGTCTTAAATAATGTCATTTTCATGAAAGTGAAccaaattttttaatggaaGTATTGTACTAAAACAGAATAAtaagaaacaatgtaaaaaaaaccgaaattcaagtgaatatgataaaaaattttatatataaataaacaatcgCTTTTACACTTGAATGTacgaaattttgtgaataaaactTAGTGTGCGTTCACATTGGGGACGCTCAAGGGGTGAACGTCGAGCGATGCCGTTTTTGAGATGTCATCGCGCGTGTTGTCCTGTTCAAATTGGTTAAGCgtcgttttatttatttcctagCTTTCGAACCAAAAGGACATAATGAATTTGTTATCCAAACGATTATTACTTATAGAAAGTACACGACTGCGAAGactaattttaaagaaaagcaaaaaaatacaagGCGTTAATGAACTTGATAGAAATAGACTTGCTTATGGCGAATTCCATCACCTTTATCATGACCTTCGCAGTGATTCAATGagatttttccagtttttaagAACTGTGGAAACGTTTGATTACATTCTGggaaaaatcaagcatcgacttcaaaagaaaacaactaTCATTCCAAAGGGCCGCCTTGGTTTGAATAGATTGGTCGCACTCcatactgaataaaaatataaacattgagCGCACCACAAAGGCGATACCGCTCAAAAAAACGAACAAGATCGAAGCTCGAGCGGTGGTCTTTTGCAGTGTGAATACATTCATTTAAAGTCTACAGCCAGAAAGATTTTTTAGCACCGCTGGAACGGCATCGCTCGATGCTCACCGCTTGAGCGTTGCCAATGTGAACGCCCATTTAGATGCCTTGTTCTAAAACAGTCGCTCTAAAACTCTGTTTTTCCTAATCGCTTCAACTACTACAGTTATTAGCGAAAAAGACTCACTCACATTACTGTacatgttataaataaaaaatatttaaaataccaTACATAAGCCAGGGTCCTTTAAATaaccaattatattttctacatttatGTTTTCACCTATAATCTCTGCTACATTCACTGAAATATCTTCTTTCTTGTGTCTTCATATTGTATATACTCAGTtaaagtttatttatcaaagaaaaaaggtgaaccaaaacaatgatcagagCGTAATCAGCACGTGAACATCCCGGGAAAAACGCGACGTGGCATCGTTACTGGTCCAAATCAGTGACACtataatataccacaaataaaaagcCGCGTGGGAGGGGCGAGCGCCGCATCACTGAAAAGCCGTTAGGTCAGGTGTCCATATATATTCCGCTTAAGATGAAATCTGCATTAATCGAAAAACTAAAGTTGGTACTATACGATGCGTCCAACGTTTGCGGCAACATTCGATTTCCAATGTTggttgaacatatttttttaatcctcTTATAAtgctttgaaaaatttatatctgaTGGCTGCATTCCAAGTTTTGGACTTTGCAGAACTTTTTATCGagaaattaaaagtaataaatatgaGGTTTTCGAATTGGTTGGATCTGTATAATATCATTCGCCAAATATAGTGTTAAAGTGATTAAATTAAACATAGACAAAGTTTTTCTCAGTTTTAATTACATCTTATTggtttatcaaattatttattgcttCGTTTATTGCgtcaattgaattttgtaaaggTCCTTTGGTGACGTTTTGAACTATTCCAAGTATAAGTGGGTGTAAAAATGTTGTGATAACCGAGGTCATAGCATTAGTTACCCAGTCAACCAAACCTTCTCCCGAAAATTTGATGGATATTTTTCTGAAACAATTAAACAGTATCTGACTCTAATTCCTACTGAAAGCGTAAGCAAAATACACCATAAGCTGAAAAATCTCACCCTGTGTCcatgatattaaaataatcaagtGCCACATGATACGTGTGGAAATCAAAACTAAGCGCCGATTCTATTTTTACATGTTCCACTTTTCCCTCTACTTCTCCTCGTATCGTCATTAAAGGTAATTCAGTAACATAGTCGTAAGTGAActaaaacagaatatttttattgaatataataattaatgaataagtattagtatttatttttcagagaGCTACAAAAGCCTTTTCAGTTTTTTGCATAACCTCCTAATCGTAAATTTTCGCGAAAGACTTCAGCCACTTTATTTACTATCAAGAATATCGTCCACtgtaaacgaaaaaaaaacattaaaaatattattaaaaagtctAAAAACTAACAACGTAACAAATTATCGGTGTTTCTAGTTGGTTCTTTGGAATTTTCCACTCATTCCATGAGGTGTCTAATAACTTCTTGTATTCTTTGTTGGAGGGAGGAGCTGCAGACGCTAGGAACGCTTTTAGGCGGAATTTGGCTTCCTTTTCCTCACTTCCTGCCCCGGGGAGATGTCTACAATGTTCATTTTCATCTTGATCCCTGTGAAAGATGGAGCTTCCCAAGTCAGGTGCGAATTACGCTGAAAGAACAGGTTTAAGATGTCTTCGCATCGCGGCGGTAGACTTCTACAACTTATGCATGAAGAAGATGCTACACAgtatgcaaaaatgtattgatctaAACAAcgattatgtcgaaaaatagaGAGAAGTCCAAgctttccaaaaatatattatacaatgtcaataaacatttttttcattgtgaaaatttgttggaattttattttatagacaaacctcgtatattatttcttcaattaatatttttgagtcCGTTTCGACTAGTCATTTTGCTGCTATTTTCATAGTATTTATAGTGGAACATGGATCTcgaataatacatttaattttagttttgttttaaatcgaGAAACACTGCCAAAGAATCTTacgaaatgttaaaatatatttatggatataataaagttattatgaacagggccggattaagatttataaggcccggggctaaaataatgacggggcccccttaaggaattcgaaaacccggaaaaattcacaaaataatatcaatacgttagatttgtggtatcaacacatcaaaaaatacagaatgatttccaaatgatggggccctcttggacctggggcccggggatATAGCCCCCCCCCAAGcacctagcttaatccggccctgattaTGAAGATTATTCACAAGTGTGCAAAAAGTGGACAAATTTGTTCATTTAACCAGACTAAATCAAAACTTCATTTGATGATTTGGAAAGGAGTGTGCCATACTTTTGACCGATGAAGATCGTCTTCATGCAAATCTGAATTCCATTGCCCAATTGATAATAGTGATCTatggtaaaataaaaatacagtttttaatgaaaaacatcaaGATCatagttattgtttttattattgtgagAACATAATGCCTTCAGAGTTTGCTCAAGAAGGACAACAACTAGGGGGTACCAGAATATTTGTAAAAGAATGTGCAAAAAAAGATCTGAAAATGAAGTTTTCGTCTTCATCATGATAATGAACTGAACAGAAGATTCATAAACTTTTGTATTCTTATATGCCTATCTATTCAGCAGATTTAACACCATATGATTTCTCTCAAAAAGAAAGGAGACAACTAGAAGTTGTGGCTGCAAGGTTAGGATAAGTGGATTGCTAGTAAGTGCggattaattgaaaaatcatatgTCCAACATTTCATTTAGACAATAAACTCTACgtggttaaaaaatatatttcgttacctgtaaaaattcaaattgaatggCGAAATTCagctccaattttttttcagctGAACTGTATGATAATTCAATATCTCTATATCTCGATATAGTAGACAAATCACGCAACCATCCTTTATCAATCGTGATTTTTCCTAATATAAGAAGCTAAAAATTACAACATATGTAAACATGTgagattaaaaagtattttggtACATTGATTATATTTTGAGAGTTAtgtaaacaaaatcaataaatcattaaaacacaaaaagagttcattgaaagaaaatataggACGCTTATCAACTCACACAGCTGTTTAAATAAGAATTTCACCTTCTTTATATTCAACAGGGTATATTACGCTCTTTTATTAATCTGTATTCGGTACTCTTTTGAGAAATTCCCGCCTCTTATCATATAGTTCTTTTTTCACACAGAAAAGCCTCAGTAAACATTACACATATTCACCAGCTGATTACTGCTTGAAAGATTTGATCCCCTGGAGTCTTCTGGTCAAGTTTAGTATGGAAGGTTCCTACCGTGTCAGCTAGACTAACAAATGAAGAGATACTAAGGCGTGTTAATAAATAACGAGaaatctttgaaattatttaaaaaaagaaaacgacACACTTAGAgcatataattcaaaatacgtATTATCAATTCCTTTACCTATTGAGGGAAAGATCAAAAGCCGAGGAAGGTttggaagaagaaaaaagtctTGGTAGCGAAATATCAGACAATAGACGggaaaaaaatggagaaataatggaaaatattatcgCAAACATCCATTAATTAATTGcattagaagaaaaagaagtaaggttaatagtatttatttgattttgactATGTAACAAACCATTTCATAGAATATAAGTTCTTCATCATCTAGGTATACTTTCACGtaattgtaatgaaatttatttactttaccCCGAGCGTTAgatataatttgtaatatttacaATGTTCTATTAGACAGGACTCAATTTCatgacaataatttcaatttttgtacatGTTCATAATGCAAAAACTCACGCTTAAGGTTTCGTCTGGTAGTTCTGCTGGATCGTAGCCATCGAATATTATATCTTGAGCTAGATTTTCtagaatttcatcaaaatagtcGTTTAAATTAGCCACGATACCTGCCTTACTTCTAAAAAGGTAATCacacaaatttattattcaattcacttaTAAATCAAATTACAGACACAGCTTTTTAAGTCATATGAAGTATACTGAGAAAAATCTACACAGAACAGCGTTGATTGGGAAATCTGAGAAAACAACTTATCTATGTCAAAAtgacggccgtggggtaaacaatcgactCTCTCGTATGTACTCGTGTTAactattttggattttttccgTGAGTTCTGTTGTTTTgcatcatttttcttttgttttatggtcttaagaaaactttttaaaaacgTTTCAGTAAAATTAATGCAGcgaaaactgaatattttttgtttttttagtcaGTAAGCTTTTAAGCATTTCACACAAATTTAGGAAACTTagtttttagtttagtttagtttttagTTTATACTATGGCATCTTAAAGGTACAAGGACAAATTCATAGCTTTAAGTGGAATTGACCACTTTTTAgactttattttctatttacttaCACTAATGTAAACACTGCttagttgaaaaaaaagcaaaacCACGTTTCCGGTGGGAAATTTTGCACTTTTTTAAGTAGCAACTATATAAGAAGCAATAAAACTGATAATAATATCTAAAATCCAATAAATAACTTCAAAACCACACAAAAACTTACggcaaaagcatttgtttatcCTACGGCAGCCATTTTAAAAGAGGCTTTAGCTGATTTTGACATATCGGTAGATTGCTCAAAATGAAACGTTTATCAATGATCCTATAAGATGCAAATTAGTGACAGACAACAAAATCATCAAAtcacaatttaaatatataaatagttttaatCTGAATGATTGGTTGGTTGTTTCAATTCCATATTATTGATCAGGCATATTTCAAAAGAAGACCATCAAAAGAATACGCAAACCATTAGTAGAGGAAGTGCTGTGCTAGGAGTATAAAGTCTGGATTATAAATGAGGTTATTGACTAAAGAAACGGACTATCTAAAGTGAAATGCAAAAAGAAAACGAAAGGAAATGAAGAGATTAGAGCCTGAATGGAGCAAATACGCGGACTATGGATATTTGGCAATAGAAACAAAGGCAACTATTTgagtaatataaaaaacatgaaatctGGAATTAAAGACACCAATAATTAAATCATCgtgaaatgaaattaattagtAATTAGCAATTAGCAATTATaactaaaatgataaatatatttttctttatgacAAAAAATACCGAACAGTAACACATAATTTACCTTTTTTTGTGGAGTGAACTTATGGTAGTGTTCAATAGTTTCATGAATAGGTCTGATTCTACATCTTGTacattttcttttgtaaataaattgtgTGAAGTATCAATTTCTTCACTTTTCAATAGACAAAAGCAACTCAACAATATTAGAAACTTCATTATCAAATATTGAACCGATTCATGTAATGATCCTCTATATATTATCCAAGTAAGTACTTCAGTAACAAAAATAcggaatacaataaaaaatttgaatatttatctaATGTTAGTAGATTAcaacatttttctgaataattggAACCTATTGAAACTTGTGAAACTTTCAAAGCAATACTAGaactatatcaaaatatattaatattaattaataatgtcAGGATAGTTCTCAAAACGTTTTGTTTTTAAGACTTTATCATTATTACTTTAGTATATTATCGGGAAGAAAAGCGTGAAAtccaatttgagacatttttcaaaacaatttcgagATCTACTattataaaatggatcgaaGAAGCAAGATGAAACTTTGTGTAAAATTAATTAAGACTTGTC from Diorhabda sublineata isolate icDioSubl1.1 chromosome 5, icDioSubl1.1, whole genome shotgun sequence encodes the following:
- the LOC130444374 gene encoding uncharacterized protein LOC130444374 encodes the protein MSQIGFHAFLPDNILKSKAGIVANLNDYFDEILENLAQDIIFDGYDPAELPDETLSLLILGKITIDKGWLRDLSTISRYRDIELSYSSAEKKLELNFAIQFEFLQFTYDYVTELPLMTIRGEVEGKVEHVKIESALSFDFHTYHVALDYFNIMDTGKISIKFSGEGLVDWVTNAMTSVITTFLHPLILGIVQNVTKGPLQNSIDAINEAINNLINQ